A stretch of Flavobacterium sp. N1994 DNA encodes these proteins:
- the pglX gene encoding BREX-1 system adenine-specific DNA-methyltransferase PglX, translating into MNTNALKKFAQEARRKLLEQVGAKLEYVLHTDTPELREKADQVQKLKEAIQRTSKEQIIDKVTYTWFNRFMALRFMDANDYQPIGIRVLTPKDGYTLPELLDEAKQGHIPEELSVKNQRIYDLLDGKIPSTNAQNEAYKDLLIGACNHLNKVFPFLFERINDYTELLLPDDLTSELSIIQDIRDGMSIEDCAEVEVIGWLYQFYISEKKDEVFASKSAVKKEDIPAATQLFTPRWIVEYMVQNTVGKLWLQNKPNSKLREHMPYFIESPSVTNEDYLKLNSIEELTLLDQACGSGHILVYGFDLLYKIYEEEGYNTNEIPELIIKNNLFGFEIDERASQLAGMALMMKARSYNRRFFRKEVEPTILCYKDLVLSKDEYNETFKQIGIKLTDELNYDLTQMQQATNYGSLIVPHTSTQELERTLVGIIAKENTSDAFLKYQLEQLKISIEQLILLSKKYHCIVDNPPYMGGGNMNKILGDYVKVNYPDSKADLMACFMEAGINMLQTRGFLGMINQHSWMFLSSYEKLRERLVKNVFFDTNLHLGSRTFPEIGGEVVQNASFTFWNRTLDDKGVYFRLVDFNSSELKRLATIEIETNKSSKLYFIKSQNNFEKIPGNPIGYWLSERYLKLFNNKLLGEVELPKKGADTGKNDYFLRLWSEVEYNRIDRNCKWVFYNKGGNFRRWYGNFDYIINWQNEGEELKNSSANLRSKDLYFQDSISWNALSSNKFCARFSDKKTIFDSAGSSLFLESKLNNFNVYLGFLNSRVSQEILNIINPTLNYGAGTVASLPIIKIENEEISELVNKSIDIAKEDWISYENSDDFIQSKIISHKSQDLEEAFDLYQQYWKNRFYQLHKNEEELNKKFIEIYGLQAELSPEVQIEDITILKEETVIENGQLTFKTEEVFAQFLSYAVGCMFGRYSLDKGGLILANQGETLEDYLAKIEKTKDQLSFIPDDDNIIPVLDDEWFEDDITGRFHAFLKASFGTANFDKNLAFVEECLGKDVRKYFVKDFYNDHIKRYKKRPIYWMFSSPKGSFNVLIYMHRYTTDTLNKILNGYLIEYREKLNTRLEHLDHLIVSGSSTEQTKAQKEKDKLKLVLIELQEYERETLRPLAIERINIDLDEGVLVNYNKFGKAIKDVAGLNDAKTKKKVKEFDWIDVTQIR; encoded by the coding sequence ATGAATACAAACGCTCTAAAAAAATTCGCTCAAGAAGCCAGAAGGAAACTCCTAGAACAAGTGGGAGCTAAATTGGAATATGTATTGCATACTGATACACCCGAACTTCGTGAGAAAGCAGACCAAGTTCAAAAGCTAAAAGAAGCCATTCAGAGGACTTCTAAGGAACAAATAATAGATAAGGTTACATACACTTGGTTTAACCGTTTTATGGCGTTACGCTTCATGGATGCTAATGATTACCAACCCATAGGTATTCGTGTGTTGACACCAAAGGATGGCTACACCCTTCCAGAATTATTGGATGAGGCTAAGCAAGGTCACATTCCAGAAGAGCTTTCGGTTAAGAACCAACGAATCTATGATTTATTGGATGGAAAAATACCGAGTACCAATGCACAAAATGAGGCATACAAAGACTTATTGATTGGAGCATGTAACCATTTGAATAAAGTTTTTCCTTTCTTGTTTGAAAGAATCAACGATTACACCGAGTTGTTGTTGCCAGATGACCTTACATCAGAACTATCCATTATACAAGATATTCGTGATGGAATGAGTATTGAAGATTGTGCTGAAGTGGAAGTTATCGGATGGTTGTATCAATTTTATATTTCTGAGAAAAAAGATGAGGTTTTTGCCTCAAAATCGGCTGTTAAAAAGGAAGATATACCAGCCGCAACTCAGTTGTTTACACCACGTTGGATTGTAGAATATATGGTTCAAAATACTGTTGGAAAGTTATGGTTACAAAACAAACCTAATTCCAAGTTAAGAGAGCACATGCCATATTTTATTGAATCTCCTTCGGTGACCAATGAAGACTACTTAAAGTTAAATTCTATTGAAGAATTAACATTGCTGGACCAAGCTTGTGGTAGTGGTCACATATTGGTTTATGGTTTTGATTTATTGTACAAAATTTACGAAGAAGAAGGATACAATACCAACGAGATACCAGAACTCATTATCAAAAACAATCTATTCGGTTTCGAAATTGATGAACGTGCATCACAATTAGCTGGAATGGCATTGATGATGAAAGCCAGAAGTTATAACAGAAGATTTTTTAGAAAAGAAGTTGAACCGACTATACTTTGTTATAAAGATTTGGTACTGAGCAAAGATGAATATAATGAAACATTTAAGCAAATTGGAATTAAGTTAACAGATGAGTTAAATTACGATTTAACACAAATGCAACAGGCAACCAACTATGGTTCTTTGATTGTACCACATACTTCTACCCAAGAATTAGAAAGGACATTAGTTGGAATTATTGCGAAAGAAAATACTAGTGATGCATTCCTAAAGTATCAACTAGAACAATTGAAAATATCTATTGAACAGTTGATTCTTTTGAGTAAAAAATACCATTGTATTGTAGATAACCCACCGTACATGGGTGGTGGAAATATGAACAAAATTTTAGGTGATTATGTAAAAGTAAACTACCCAGATAGCAAAGCAGATTTGATGGCTTGCTTTATGGAAGCTGGAATTAATATGTTACAAACAAGAGGCTTTTTAGGTATGATAAACCAACATTCTTGGATGTTCTTGAGTAGCTACGAAAAACTTCGTGAGAGACTAGTTAAAAACGTTTTCTTCGATACTAATTTGCATCTAGGTTCTCGTACTTTTCCAGAGATTGGTGGTGAAGTGGTACAAAATGCTTCTTTTACTTTTTGGAATAGGACATTAGATGATAAAGGTGTTTATTTTAGATTAGTTGATTTTAATTCATCTGAGCTAAAACGATTGGCTACAATAGAAATTGAAACTAACAAAAGCTCAAAATTATACTTTATCAAAAGCCAAAATAATTTTGAAAAAATCCCTGGCAATCCAATTGGATATTGGTTGAGTGAGAGATATTTAAAACTCTTTAACAACAAACTACTTGGGGAAGTTGAACTTCCAAAAAAGGGTGCAGATACTGGTAAAAATGATTATTTTCTAAGACTTTGGAGTGAAGTAGAATATAATAGAATTGATAGAAACTGCAAGTGGGTATTTTACAATAAAGGTGGCAATTTTAGAAGATGGTATGGTAATTTTGATTACATTATCAATTGGCAAAATGAAGGAGAAGAACTCAAAAATTCGAGTGCCAATTTGAGAAGTAAGGACTTATATTTTCAAGACTCAATTTCATGGAATGCATTATCATCAAATAAATTTTGTGCAAGATTTTCTGACAAAAAGACAATTTTCGATTCTGCTGGGTCATCATTATTTCTTGAAAGTAAACTAAACAATTTTAATGTTTATTTAGGTTTTTTAAACTCAAGAGTATCTCAAGAAATATTAAATATAATCAATCCTACCCTCAATTATGGTGCTGGTACAGTGGCATCATTACCAATAATAAAAATTGAAAATGAAGAAATATCAGAATTAGTAAATAAATCTATAGATATAGCAAAAGAGGATTGGATTTCATATGAAAATTCAGATGATTTTATTCAGTCTAAAATCATTAGTCACAAATCCCAAGACCTTGAAGAAGCTTTTGACCTCTATCAGCAATACTGGAAAAATAGATTTTACCAATTACACAAAAACGAAGAAGAGCTAAATAAAAAATTCATAGAAATCTATGGTTTACAAGCGGAATTATCACCAGAAGTTCAAATAGAAGATATAACTATTCTAAAAGAAGAAACAGTAATTGAGAATGGGCAATTGACATTTAAAACAGAGGAAGTTTTTGCTCAGTTCTTGAGTTATGCGGTGGGTTGCATGTTTGGTCGTTATTCATTAGACAAAGGAGGATTAATTCTTGCCAATCAAGGTGAAACTCTTGAAGACTATTTGGCAAAAATAGAAAAGACCAAGGACCAATTGAGTTTTATTCCAGATGATGACAACATTATACCTGTTCTGGATGACGAATGGTTTGAGGATGACATTACAGGACGTTTTCATGCGTTTCTAAAAGCAAGTTTCGGTACTGCTAACTTTGATAAAAACTTGGCATTTGTAGAAGAGTGTCTGGGTAAAGATGTTCGCAAATATTTTGTGAAAGATTTTTACAACGACCATATCAAGCGTTACAAGAAAAGACCAATTTATTGGATGTTCTCGTCACCCAAAGGTTCATTCAATGTGTTGATTTACATGCACCGCTATACAACAGATACTCTTAATAAAATTTTGAATGGCTATCTGATTGAGTATAGAGAAAAGCTAAACACTCGTTTGGAACACTTGGACCA